From one Lycium ferocissimum isolate CSIRO_LF1 chromosome 7, AGI_CSIRO_Lferr_CH_V1, whole genome shotgun sequence genomic stretch:
- the LOC132063385 gene encoding uncharacterized protein LOC132063385, translated as MVTKKTQHNEMEGSGNFSLVSFVKCFNGCRDQAQVSSFGTRIWNFSDKSIELQIRVGSILKKVHTLKPGSSKRLNSKKIYKAYMPGNYKGGTKSLLYYYDESCHPYIWINDTGCDFSRMVKQQYISLEDLRDCSEIRIFRDHQRGCISVRKKPRTELC; from the coding sequence ATGGTGACCAAAAAAACTCAACATAATGAAATGGAGGGTAGTGGTAATTTTAGCCTTGTCTCTTTTGTGAAGTGCTTCAATGGGTGCAGAGATCAAGCTCAAGTCTCTAGTTTTGGGACAAGGATTTGGAATTTCAGTGATAAATCAATTGAATTGCAGATAAGGGTTGGTTCAATCTTGAAGAAAGTTCACACTTTGAAGCCAGGATCATCAAAGAGGCTAAATTCCAAGAAAATTTACAAGGCTTATATGCCTGGTAACTATAAAGGTGGAACAAAGAGTTTGCTTTACTATTATGATGAATCTTGCCACCCTTATATTTGGATTAATGATACAGGTTGTGATTTCTCAAGAATGGTGAAACAACAGTACATAAGTCTTGAAGATTTGAGGGATTGTTCTGAGATTAGAATATTTAGAGATCATCAAAGAGGTTGCATTTCAGTTAGGAAGAAGCCAAGAACAGAGCTTTGTTAA